GACAAAGATGTTCGAGCAAATTAATtcacaaagtaatttaattaaaaattcgcGAGCGCACAATTTTGCAATACATTCGCACTCTTACACTCGGtgaaataaacagaaaaatCGAGAAAATTTACATTTCGTTGTTATATTATCTCATTAATATCTGATTATAATCGACAGattgcatattatattattgataaaatacttaatttgtgAAAATACTTCTTTATCTGAGTGATATGACGAAGGTCCGTCTGTTTTTACTtttgttgtgttcgtggttgctGCTTCCACGAAAACGCTATCCGGTTAGATTTGTATCTGAGCAGCGCACTTACTCGTATTTCCTGGTGAGGTATGGGAAGACAGCCTCGTGTGTTTAACATAAAGTTCCTATTTATAATTACATTGCCTGTATCAATCTGTCTTGTTTATTATCCTTTGGGATTAGCAATTAGTTAACTAccatttaatgataataatgtagCTAGATCATAAGTAAAACTgatttattgtaattacttCTTATGATGATTAAACGATTAATTATCTAGTACATAGGTACTGTGGAGTGTGTTACTAATAAATTGCTGAAAAATCTCTGTAACTCCACGTGACACGTGACATGTAACTCTAGCGGTACTTCAGAACTTTGACCCGAGGTTAAAAACACTTGAACTTGGTCTCGACAGGCGACAACATGCAACTCACTCTGAGACACGAGGCTAATGGTAATTCCTTTATTTTTGCGTGCACTGCGCAGCGAGCCTTTCTAAGTAGACGCGTCCAACTGAAGTTTTCTCTTAAAACACCAtcaaattataatgataaaGCGAAATGAGCAACAAGAACAAGTTGTGAAATAACTTGctagtttctttttatgttaatcTGCCATAAAAGTGTAGGATTGTATGAGCCACCGTAGTGTGTCGCTGCCCGCTGCGCTGCTGTTATAGTACGCGTGGGATTCGAGTGTGTTTACTTTTTGCCTGAATCAAGATGTTATTACTACGAAGTTGGTATGTCTGCGACTCGGTTGAATATTAATGAGTTGATCGCATTGCAACTTTCTTTGGTGACCTTTTTGTTGTTTTGCAAATGCAAAATATTAGGTGCTTAGTATCTACTTACTCATGTCGCCTATTTATTGACATACAGAGCTAATGCGTTTATGGATTACCTTCCTACTTGTGTTAGTAAATAAgcacaataatttattagacaatatattctcaCGACATTCATGGCATGAATTTCTTAACTGAAAAGAGGTCAGTCACTAGTTGCAACGGAGTGTGCAATATGCTCGTTGACCTACGCATTGCCATATTCAGTTTCACTGGGCGGTCCACTCCGCCCCGCTGGCGACGATACATGGCCAGGACACTGCAGTCTGTACTCGAGTGCTGGACTATGTAAGGACAATTATGTACGAACCTAATTCTTCCCCATTTCTTTTAACTATCCTATTCATGTGATTACCTGTCAATCgtgattgtatttaaaaaatagataGGTAAGAGGGTACCTACACGTTATTGAGAATCGATAGATTATAACAAACAATCGGAGCTAGCACGTAGTCCGTTAATTCCTAGAGATAAGACAATAGCCATTTGTTGTTGCACGAACGTTCGatgacaataaatataaaactccGAACAATATCAATGATAGTGTATCTGAGACGCGTTATCAGATGTATAACAGTACTTGGAATACTTTTACCGATGCGAGCCGGCATTCGGCGACATGTCTCGGAGCTTTCTACCGGGCTTCGGGCTCGACACACATACCCGAACACACCATCATTGTCGAGAGTATGAAAGTGTTAATTAATCTGTCGGGAGTCGCGAGCGCCGACCCGCAACACCGCTCTGCACAACTGTACCTCGTGCCGCGGAGCCGACGAGGCGACGACCTACGAACCTACGATTACGATCTCGCAGGACTAGCCTCCCGCAGTCTCCGCCACCATCTAAACTAGAGCACGCTCGCATTCCGACCGGACTATACAAAGAGTACTTACTTCTCCCATTGTGAGACTGGAAGGTATCCGACAATCCGCACGGGTATGGTAACGTCGAGCACACACGCACTGTAACACGGTCTACACCATCACGGCACCGACACCTGCCACGGTAGTACTGTCGCGGGCGCGGGGCGATACGTGCGGCGCGGCGGACGGTCGCGGGCTAACGTCCTCTGTGCGAGTCCACGGCAAGTCGGCAACTCGCGAAGCCTCCGCGTATCACTCACCTGGCCGCCTAATTGGCGTAAGAGCGAGACGGCATTGCGACGACACGCGATAGACAGAGATGCCAATAACAACTCACAACACCTGGTGCTGTTTTACCGACATTTGCTGACTGTTTCACCGGAGGAAAGTGAGGGCGCGCGTTTGAAACTTGACCGCGGATTTCCGCGCCATTGGCCGCGAGGGGCGGCAGCGCAGGCGGCTCCCCTACTGACAACAGGCGGACAGGAAGAGCATTAATTAAGGAACCTGTTGATAATTCTTTTACTCACAAACCTACAAcgtaaatcaaaatatttttatacgtgAGAATTGGCTATTTAATGAATTAGAATCTGTGCTAACTAGGgtaggtagatttttttaaatgttgttttacaCTAGTACTTTCTTCTTGTGTCGTAGTGgcgtttataaacatagaagttcacatacacatgacacccagaccggaACAAAAATTTATGAATAACCACAAGAGATGTtccgttcgggaatcgaaccagtgACATGTTGCGCGACAACCGATTGTCTAGCCAGTTACCTACATGTAGTTAACGACAGAGTTGCTAACTtgctaaataaaactacaaagtAATTGTTACAAATATTTCGCTTTACTTCTCTTACCAATCAATGACTAGCacagtattacaatattttaatcttataaATTAAGTACTATCACCTCGGTTACGCAGTGACGGATCAATCAAGCGCGGCGCGGGCCCGTGACTAATTCTGTTGTCCCTCCATCTTCATGGTGTTCCTGGAAGTATTATGGAACCCAATGGTCGGGCCCAGTGCGCGTTGGGTCACTTTAACTTTTTTGGTCTCATGTTGGCACAATATAACTAGTGCAATTAATTCTCAACGGTACAAAAGTTAcattttgcaaaaaataaatacctgcttttttatttgcaaatcaTTAAAAGCTTACATTAGAAACGCCCATGTCCCTGGTTGGATCGTTACTTCCATGAACATCATGTAAGTTACCCAATAAATATTCGCTGGACGTGGTCTTCCATTTTGCACGGGGCCTTCTCATAGCAACTGCTCCTTTTGCGACGTGGTTAATCCGACACCAAACCGACCTCAAATCATTAAGTCTAAaggttttataacaatattggCAGTGATTTGCACATTCAGGAACTGCTTACTGTTCTCGTAAATATGTAGATCTCCGAAATAGAATTGACATGGCGAAGTCGCTCGCCAGCATGTTGCGAGCGGACTGCGAGCTGCGCGTTGTTACGTCAGATCCTGGATACTAGTAGATTGATTTCATGCATCGCAATCATAaatcaaattacaataatatcgaATCCAAAAATGTATCTAGCCACTGTGAAACTTAAAAACTGTGaaattataatagtttattataattttgttattaaatggtTACTGAGGtgacaattattttataaatactgtTACTGTTCTTTTCATATTATTTGTGTCTTGTCTATGTAAAGGAATACTTACAAGCTATATTGCATGAGACCCTGTATTGTAATGTGTAATCAACCTCTTCTTGTTTCGACTTGTTGACTGCCTTTATGATACATTGTGTAACAAAAATGTACAATGTCACATTTAACTTATGTTCTAACTAAACAAAGTATTctctaattttaattcattatggCACATATTTTTAGATTGCTTCAACTCAAGCTATGTAATTAATGAAAATCAACAAGATATATAACACAGCATAGTTGAAATATGTTTTCTGTCTACATCATTGTGAGattctttattaaatatctgACATTCAACAATCAATGGTCCCAAATAACTAATACCACCCTGCCATCATGGCAAGTTattactttacataattatgggTATAAGGTAGGTATACTTCTAATATCCATTGTTATGCCACTACTATCCATGGCTACACAATATTATTCTGCATTATAGGTGATTCTGACAGCTGAGGTTTAGAAATTTGAGGGTCTACAGTACGAAGAGTATCCATATGACTGACTCTGAGGTGACGGGACAGATCACTTGTTCTGAAGAATCCTCTGGAACAGTGGTGACAAACATATGGCGTGTGGCCTGTGTGCTGCTTTAGTAGGTGGAACTCCAGCATCATAGCAGTGGGGAATGTCTTGGTGCATTCTCCTATGGAGCACTTAAACTTTGTAGTATTCTCATGTTTGAAGCCAATATGATTTGATAGGCTCCTCTTACTGGCAAATCCCTGATCACAAAACTTGCAAGAGAAAGGCTTCTCTCCGGTATGTTTCCTCATGTGAGCCTGTAAGTCAGAGAATGTCTTCAAACAGACAGTGCAGTGGCCTGATCTCTCGGAGTGCATTCTTTTGATATGAACTTGTAGATTGCCTTTAAATGAGAATGCCATGCCACAGTAATtgcaaatgttgtttttttcatTTGAGTGTGTCTGCATATGTGCTTTTAGAGCATTTTTAGTTTTCACAGATTTATTGCACACGTGACAAGTGAAGTTCTTCTCGTCAGAGTGCACGTACAGATGTCTCTTCATGTGGCCGGTGTCTTTGAACTTCTTGAAGCATATATTACAGGAGTATGGTTTTTCACCAGTGTGCATTCTCTTGTGGCGTATCAAGGACGCTATCTGTCGGAAAGCTTTGTCACAGAAAGGACAGGGGTAAGGCCTCTCATCAGTATGAACTCGCATGTGTGTTATGATGTCATTCTTTGTGAAGAAGCTGCTACCAcaagtttcacaaataaatttcCTCTCCCTCTGTGTGTGGTGTGTAATTGAATGTCTCTTGAGAGTTCCCTTGAGGTTAAACCTTGCCCCACAGTAGTCACATGCAAAAGGTTTCTCTCCAGTATGAGTTCTCATGTGACTCTCTAAGGCTGACCGACATGTGGCCATTTGTCCACACACACTGCAACTTACTGGCCCTAGTTTAGGCCTTAACTTCCGACGATCAATGCTTACTTGGTACTTTTTCGActtgttatattttcttttaactttatGATCATTTTGGCTATCACAAGTGTTGTCCaatatgaaattgtcaaaatgATCCTGATCATCAATTTCACtttcttctttaatattttctaccTTAACCTGAAATTCTGGTTCAGGCACTACATCTTCATATATTTTAGAAAAGCTTGTTCGGAAAGCCTTGTCTGAGGCCTCACATTTAATGACAAAGTCGTACGCTGCAGACAGTTCACTCGCACAGCCGTCGCATATACTATCAGGCAGTCCGTCACCCTCAACCACCACAACGTTGACTAGCCGCATCATCTTGATGCTCAACTGAATATCAACATTAGCATTGAATAAAGGTGTAGTTGCTGTTTTCATCAGACAAACACGACATAGCTTCGACTTCTCCATTTCTGATagtgttatttataagtaatgaTAAAGGTAGGCGTGAACGTAAGTTATATGGATTCTTAtaggtttttattcagtatttattaaaacaaaataaattaataatataattagactTTTGAGCTCTTCCCCAAACAAAATATACTCTCTGTCTGACACTTATGACAACCAGTAACTGACAGTGACAGTATTAAATCTTCTGACAGTGACAACGTAGCAATGTCTATTGTTTTCAGTTTGGTTTTACCGAAAGCAaggcaaaacaaacaaatgctAACGAGCAAATGGATCATCATCagcgccgcacatggacaccagCAAGTCCAGCAACACCAGAAGAGAAGTCACAATGTCACCTTTGTTCCTGGAAGTATGGATCAAATCAAATGTTTGTATAGTCTTTGACTAGATGACACTGACTTTAGCGACAGTGACAGATATGAGATGAGATGAGTGACAGTTGACAGTTtgggtttgtttgtttttcgttgaaaTTTTGTACTTACtgtattttcaatgaaaatgtaatactaaagttatttttcttcaatatttatatttgtagtgagACACAAAATGAATGAAACGTTGTGTCGGTTATGTTGTCAAAATTATGGTAGTACTCACATCTTTAGTAAAGTCAAAGACATTGTACtgtgtacaaaaataatgtattgctgttcaaatttaaatatcaAAGACGGGGATGGTCTTCCATCTCATATTTGCAGCAGCTGTGAAAGTGAGCTTGCATTATGCTACCAATTTGTGCTAAAATGCGAAGCCTCCGACAAGAAATTACGATCGCAGTCTTTAGAAATAAACTCTCGCGTTCTATCAGAGTCCTCACCAAAAATTGAAGTAAAACTAGAATGTAACAGCGACGATGACCGATACTACAATGATTTACAAAACGAGATACAACTTGAAGCAGAACATGGccaattagaaattaaattagaatgtGCTGTTTCTAAAATAACAGCTCAACGAAAATCAGCCAAACAGAAATGTAAATACAAGAGTGTGCAGTCTTGTACATGCTTAGTGTGTGGCCGACAATGTGCTAATCCATCAACATTCAAGATTCACATGAGATCCCATACTAATGAGAAACCATATGCATGTCCTTCATGTGAGAAGTGTTACAAAGACAGAGGCACATTGAAACGACATATAGAAAGAACACATCTCCCGCAAAAACGTCAACGAAACTTCATCTGTGAAAATTGTGGCAAAGGTTTCTTTTCCAAGAATGATGTAAAAATTCATATGCGAACACATACAGGTGAAACACCATACAGTTGTTCCCTGTGTTCACTGAGGTTCACACAGATCAGTGCATTACAGAGGCACAAAAAACGCCACACTGGTGAAAAGGACCACTTGTGTACAGCTTGTCCAAAGAGATTTTGTACTAAGGAGGAACTAAAAAATCACCTAACTGTACACACAAATGAGAAAAACTTTGCATGTCCAGTTTGTAATGTGCAATTCAAGTACCAAAACAATTTGAGGAAACATGTGAGGCTGCACTCGGAACCAAACAGGTTTG
This genomic interval from Spodoptera frugiperda isolate SF20-4 chromosome 6, AGI-APGP_CSIRO_Sfru_2.0, whole genome shotgun sequence contains the following:
- the LOC118267459 gene encoding gastrula zinc finger protein XlCGF57.1, which produces MNETLCRLCCQNYGSTHIFSKVKDIVLCTKIMYCCSNLNIKDGDGLPSHICSSCESELALCYQFVLKCEASDKKLRSQSLEINSRVLSESSPKIEVKLECNSDDDRYYNDLQNEIQLEAEHGQLEIKLECAVSKITAQRKSAKQKCKYKSVQSCTCLVCGRQCANPSTFKIHMRSHTNEKPYACPSCEKCYKDRGTLKRHIERTHLPQKRQRNFICENCGKGFFSKNDVKIHMRTHTGETPYSCSLCSLRFTQISALQRHKKRHTGEKDHLCTACPKRFCTKEELKNHLTVHTNEKNFACPVCNVQFKYQNNLRKHVRLHSEPNRFVCNHCGRTFNVKGNLKVHIDKQHSEKSGHCAVCLKNVPNIEVHMWRHTGQRPLKCELCPSSFYEQNALVRHMNFRHKKTDRYKCEVADCLMSFPSRPMLDFHTAKLHGTHIPFPCDRCSRSFYRKSDLARHKIGTHKERLS
- the LOC118267458 gene encoding gastrula zinc finger protein XlCGF26.1, which encodes MEKSKLCRVCLMKTATTPLFNANVDIQLSIKMMRLVNVVVVEGDGLPDSICDGCASELSAAYDFVIKCEASDKAFRTSFSKIYEDVVPEPEFQVKVENIKEESEIDDQDHFDNFILDNTCDSQNDHKVKRKYNKSKKYQVSIDRRKLRPKLGPVSCSVCGQMATCRSALESHMRTHTGEKPFACDYCGARFNLKGTLKRHSITHHTQRERKFICETCGSSFFTKNDIITHMRVHTDERPYPCPFCDKAFRQIASLIRHKRMHTGEKPYSCNICFKKFKDTGHMKRHLYVHSDEKNFTCHVCNKSVKTKNALKAHMQTHSNEKNNICNYCGMAFSFKGNLQVHIKRMHSERSGHCTVCLKTFSDLQAHMRKHTGEKPFSCKFCDQGFASKRSLSNHIGFKHENTTKFKCSIGECTKTFPTAMMLEFHLLKQHTGHTPYVCHHCSRGFFRTSDLSRHLRVSHMDTLRTVDPQISKPQLSESPIMQNNIV